The genomic region CGGCTGACACGCGAAAGTTCGGTTCAAATGGCAAAAGCACTGGCTCTTTCAATTGCTATTTTTGCGATCGGTGGAGGTTTGAGCCTGGTCGTTGCTCCCTCAGTTCAGATGGTCACTGTTATTTTAACGATCACAACGTTGGGGGTTGTCGGTAGTTTGGTTCCGGCCATCAACAGATTGAAGCATTCTTTCTCGCTGGGAATGTACCTGATTCTGATTTTCTCGCTGCTGGTTGCCACCATGGCCGACCTGACGGCACTTTTCAATATCGACTTTTTCCACCTTTTTCTGTTTGTGGCCTTGGGTGTTTTCGGTACCATGGTTTTTCACGTGATTTTGTGTTGGCTGTTCAAAATTGATACCGACACCACCATAATTGCGATTTCAGCTTTGTCGTTTTCGCCGCCTTTCGTTCCGGTCGTTGCTTCAGCTTTGAAAAATAAGGAAGTCATTATCTCCGGATTAGCTGTTGGTACGTTAGGCTATATCTTCGGAAACTACCTGGGTGTGACGTTGGCGTTCTTTCTGAAAGCTTTTGTTTAAAAGCTCTTCCTCGGAGGTCGAAAGAGATTCGTTAAAACAAATAATTCAGCTTGATATAAAGCCCCGAACTGCCATCGCGGTCGTCAGTTACACGTCCGTAGTCGCACGACACAACAAAGTTTTCATTCATGCCGGCCTTTATGCCCAAACCGTAGCTGGTGTGCCATTCTTCAGAATTATAATCGAGGTACCCCTCGGTGTCAACCGCCGCAAAAGACGGGTAGAAGTTAAGTGCATGTTTCCCGGTAACCTTGCCGGTGTCGATAAAACCGTTCAAACCCACAAAAAAGTTGTTGTTTTTATACTGAAAGTTCCAGATTCGGCTACGCAACTCGAAGTTTCCGAAAGCCACATCGTCGCCAATAACGCGGTTGCGCAAAACACCGCGCATAGTTCTTCCGCCGCCCAAGCCTTCCATGCTGTTTCCTTTGGCGCCGTCAACCACGCGCTTGGTGAGGTAGTAGAACGGAACGTTGCCAGATAAGGTTGCCTCGTAACTGAGTCGGTAAGCAAAAATCAATTTTTTAGAGACGATCGTAAAATATTGCCGGTGTGTAATCCCCAATCGGGTGAATGAACTTTCAGCCCCCAGTATTTTAGGTACGTACTCGAGCACTGCTTCCGACCAAATTCCTTTCCCCGGTATTGCACGGAAGTCGCGACTGTCGTATATCAATCCTCCCCGCAGGGCAGGAATGTTTCCACCGTTCGCCTCCTCAGACCCTACCAGTCCCCATTGCTGATAAATGTTGTAGAGACCGGCGATATCCGGCAACTTGTCAACTTCGTCTTTGCCCTTGTTCAGTTTGTTGATATTGACTGATGCCAGTTTGAATTTTTGAAAATTGATTCCCGCCTCCCATTTAAAATTACTTTGGGCTAACGGGCCTTGCAGGTCAACTTTAAAACGAAATAATTTTCGGTCGTAATTGTAAAAAACGCGCGAACGATAGTCGGGATGATCTTCGTCAAGCCAGTCCTCGTTATAAACAGCATCGTAACCGTTAAAACCGTAAAACTGATAGGTTAGATCAGTCAGGTAAGAAAGGTCGGCCACTGTCTGAATGCCTTTTAAGAGTCGATCCGAATCGTATTGAAACTGGTACACGCCGCTCCCTTTTGTGAAGCGCGAGATCTCCAGGTAAAATGAATGGTTGTATTCCGGGTAACGACTGCCGTCGCCATAATGGTATAGATTGATCAAGCCGCCGTATTGAAATCCGAGGTCTGAGTCGAATGCAATGGCCGGTAAAGCTCCGAAGTTCCAACCTTGTTTGACGATTTCCTGTTTCTCTTCCTTCTGGGCTTTGGCCGAGAGGATAGAGATGATAAGGATGAGGAACGTGAGTTTTAACTTCATAGCGATGTGTTTGGGTTGAAACGAATATAGTGGAATTTTCGAAGATCTGGTATTCGGCACGTGTTAAGCCGTTATTTCTTTTAGAAGTATAATGGAAACTTAATCAGTTGAACGTACGATTTTTTTGTATTTTCGACGCGTTAAATCGAAATGGATATGATTACCATTGAAACAAAATATTTAGGAGACCTGCGTACTGAAAATGTACACTTGCAATCGGGTGCCAAAATCGTAACTGATGCTCCTTGTGACAACCGGGGGAAAGGTCAGTCGTTTTCGCCAACCGACTTGTTGGCTACAGCGTTGGGAAATTGTATTATGACCATCATGGGCATTAAGGCAATGGACAACGGAATCGACATTGTAGGAACTCGTTTGGAAATTACCAAGATAATGGCAAACGATCCGCGTCGGGTTGCTGAAGTGATTGTGGAGTTCTTCTTCCCTGAGAATAAAAGTTATTCGGAAGAAGAGCGAAAGCTGATCGAGAGTGTTGCCGGCTCAAGCCCGGTGCCTTTAAGTTTGCACCCTGATTTGAAACAGACCATTAAATTTAACTGGTAACTTTTAACCTGAAACTGTTTCCGGGATCGACCGGATTAGTAACTATGGAGACTACAAAGAAAGATCGCGAGATTATATTACTGAATATTTCAGGACCCGACCAAGCCGGTCAAACAGCATCGTTAACGGCGATTCTGGCACAGTATGATGTGGCAATTCTCGACATTGGTCAGGCCGTTATTCACGAAAACCTGGGCTTGGGAATTCTGATTGAAATTTCGGAAAAGTCAGATTCGTCGCCAATCCTGAAAGACGTACTCTTTAAAGCTCATGAACTGGGTTTGCGGGTGAAGTTTACCCCAATCCCGACAAATCAATACCGGGAGTGGGTATCGCATCAGGGCAAAGATCGTTTCATTATTACCTTGCTGGCGCGACAGCTGAAAGCTGGTCACCTGGCACGTGTGACCAAGGTGATCTCGGAGCAGGGATTGAATATTGATATCATTTCACGTTTGTCCGGTCGGATTCCCTTGGAGGACGCCAGTCGCAAAACCAAAAGCGTGGTCGAGTTCTCTGTCAGGGGGACACCAAAGGACAGCGAAGTGTTGAAGCGCGACTTCATCGATATTTGTAAAGAAACTGGGGTTGATATTGCTTTCCAGGTCGATAACATGTATCGCCGTAATCGTCGCCTGGTTTGTTTTGATATGGACTCAACACTGATTCAAGCTGAAGTGATCGACGAACTGGCTCGCAAGGCTGGTGTTTACGACGAAGTCAGCTCAATTACGGAAGCAGCGATGCGCGGGGAACTCGATTTTCAGGAAAGCTTCAAGAAACGAATCAGCCTGCTGAAAGGACTGGATGTTTCGGTGATGCAGGAAATCGCCGAGGAACTTCCGTTAACAGAAGGAGCAGAACGTTTGTTCCGCACCCTGAAGAAGTTTGGCTACAAAACGGCGATCTTATCCGGTGGTTTCAACTATTTCGGAAATTTCCTGAAATCGAAGCTAGGCGTTGACTATGTTTTTGCCAACGAATTGGAGATTGAAAACGGAAAACTAACCGGTAAGCACGTTGGTGAAATTGTTGACGGCGCTAAGAAAGCAGAGATGTTGAAGTTGCTGGCTTTTAAAGAAGACTTGCATTTGGAGCAGGTGATTGCTGTTGGCGATGGCTCAAACGACTTACCAATGATAAAACTTGCCGGCTTGGGAATTGCGTTTCACGCTAAGCCCAAAGTAAAAGCATCAGCAAAAAACTCGATCAGCGAAATCGGTCTGGATGCCATTTTATATCTCATCGGCTTCCGCGACCGGGAGATTAGTGATTAAGATTTCAGTAAGAATTTAAAATAGTGTTGAGGGAGTATCTGATTTGAAGGATACTCCCTTTTTTCTTTTATTATTGTAACATCAGTTTAACTTTTCGCAATTAAACAAAATAGATCCCTGTAAAGCTTTCATTTTTGATCGAATGGCCATAAATTAGACTATTGCGATTTGATAATTTATAGAGGGAAGCAATCTGCTTACCTTTTTTAACAGGATAATATGAGGACTAAGAATCTTTATTTTGAGAATCTAGATGGGTTGAGGTTTATTTGCTTTCTCTTGGTTTTTTTGTACCATAGTTTTAATACTGAGATTAGTTCTTTGGGGGATAGTTCGGTTCATAGATTTGTCACCCAGTTCCTTTTTGCAAATGGTAATTTAGGAGTAAATATTTTCTTTGTACTTAGCGGTTTTTTGATCACTTTTCTTTTAATTCAGGAAAAAAAATTAAGAGGACAGATTGACATTAAGAAGTTTTGGATGAGGCGTATATTAAGAATATGGCCTCTATTTTACCTCTGCGTTCTCTTTGGCTTTTTTTGTTTCCCTCTATTGAAAAGTTTATTTGGAGAACAGTCAACAGAGCAGGCGTCAATAAGTTGTTATCTTATCTTTTTGAATAATTTTAATTTTATTAAAGTTATTCCAGATGCAACTAGTTTGGCAGTTTTATGGAGTGTAGCTGTAGAGGAACAGTTTTATTTGGTTTGGCCGGTAGTACTTTTCTTGTTACCGTTGAAAAAGTATTGGATCGCTTTCTCTGCAGTTATGGTGATTTGCATCGTATTTAGGGCCTTGCAGGATAGACCAATAATACACGAGTTTCACACACTTTCCTGTATCGGGGATATGACTGTTGGGGCGTTTGGCGCTTGGTTAGTAGTAGAAAAGGACTCTTTTCGTGAAAGGATCGGGAATCTAAATAAAACAGAGATTACCATTTTATATATAATATTTCTGATTATTTTCCTATTTAGAGGTCCGTTGTTTTATTCTACATATATAATGCGAATTGTGGAACGACCACTCATTGCAGTTGTATTATTGTTTCTAATTTTAGAACAAAATTATGCCCGCAATTCTTTTTTTAAATTTTCTAACTTTAAAGCGATTTCAAAACTAGGAGTAATTACTTACGGACTGTATTGTTTACATCTAATCGCCATTGTATCGGTACAGACTGTTACTCAGGTGTTTGGTTTGAATACCAATTTGTGGGAAGTGATGTTGTTGGAGCCAACCCTTGCGCTATTATTGTCAATACTAATGGCATATTTGAGTTTTAATTTTTACGAGAGACCATTCTTAAAGTTGAAAGGCAAATTCACTTATATCTCAAGAGTTAGTCCGATGAAAATTATAGCTAGTAAATAGAGCCTTTATAGTCGTTTATCTGAAGCAAACACAATTTTTCATGCATTGCAGCGAAAAATTTTAAAAGGGTGTGCATCTGGATCAAGTGATTGCAGTTGGTGATGGCTCAAACGACTTACCCATGATTAAGCTTGCCTGCTTGGGAATTGCTTTCCACGCGAATCCGAAACTAAAAGCATCAGCAAAAAACACAATCAGCGAAATCGGCTTGGACGCCATTTTATATCTCATCGGCTTCCGCGACCGAAAGATTTGTGATTAGAATTATAGTAAGAAATTAAGATAATGTTAAGGGGAGTATCTGATTTAGAGTATATTCCCTTTTTAAATTTGCTAATGTAAAATATTTCATAACATTTTGAGATCCCTAATTCGGAAAAATTCCCGATAAAGTTTAAGGTGGTAATTTGTTAGCAGAATATGCGATTCAAAACGGGATGCGAAAGCTCCCCCTAAAATTTCAAAGGGAATATTATGAAAAACAAGTCGGTTTACTTCGAAAACCTCGACGGGTTGAGGTTTATGTGTTTTTTAATGGTGTTTTTCTGCCATAGTTTTTATACCGAATCAGCTGTTGTGAGGACTAGTCAAATTTGGCGATTTTTTTCCGGTAGCTTTCTTTTAGCAAACGGACAGTTGGGGGTTAATATGTTTTTTGTTTTAAGTGGTTTTCTTATCACGTTTCTATTAATTCAGGAAAAGAAATTGAATGGTCAGATTGATCTGAAAAAGTTTTGGTTTCGACGGATTTTACGAATTTGGCCGTTGTTTTACTTCTGTGTTTTCTTTGGATTCGTGAGTTTCCCATTTCTCAAATCCTTTTTTGGAGGCACTCCCAACGAAACAGCAAATATTTTTTACTACTTGACTTTCATAAATAATTTTGACGTAATTGCAAAAGGGGATCCGGACGCGAGTATATTATCAGTGCTTTGGAGTATTGCCATAGAAGAACAGTTTTATCTGCTTTGGCCTATTGTTCTTTTTTTGTTACCAGTTCGCAGGTATTGGATAGCCTTTACTTCAGTAATTTTGGTCAGTTGGGTTTTTAGAGCCACTCACGATGATCCTGTGATGCACGAACATCATACACTCTCTTGCATTGGTGACATGGCCATTGGAGCGTTCGGTGCGTGGTTGGTTTCCGAAAAAAAGAAATTTAAAGCAAGAATGGAGAATCTTAAGCGTTATCAAATTGCGATTATCTATTTGACGTTTTTTACGATCTATATATTCCGACATGAATTATTGTTTACGAATTATATTGTCAGAATATTTGAACGGTCCTTTATCGCCATTGTTGGGTTAGGAATTATTTTAGAGCAGAACTACTCCAAAGATTCTTTCTTTAAATTTTCTAATTTCAAAATTATCTCGAAGTTGGGACTTATTACTTACGGATTGTATTGTCTGCATATCCTGGGAATTTTGACAGGTCAAACACTATCCAAATTACTTGGAATCGCGGACAACGTTTGGTCTGTAGTCATAGTGGAACCTTTAGTCGCTTTTTCGATAGCCATTGTTCTTGCATATTTTAGTTTTAACTATTTCGAGAAGCCATTTTTAATGTTGAAGGAAAAATATACATACATATCACGAATTAGTCCGATAAATCTTATGAGAAATAAGTCTGGATTAAGGCGAATAAGTCTTTGGATTATGGTACTTGCTTTATCTAGTGTTGTTGTTGCGGATGTCGGTCTAACAGATTTTAAGATGTATTAAAAAAATAGGGAATTTAAATTTATACTCTCTATTTTGATTTCTTAAAAGCTCGTTATCGTAGCGTCTTCTTTTAAACGTTCATGGATGAATACTGAACTCACAATGGTTACGCCGTTCACCAAATCATCGCTTTCGTAACCTCTCACTTTTGAACAGGAAAGGCACAGGTCGATTGTACCGTCATATCTATTGCATAATGAGGTCTGCTAAGGGGGCGGCGAGCATTTTCTAAAAGAGCTATGTAAAACATTTCGATGGCAACAATCTAGTAGGGCTAAATTGGACGCTAAGAATAGGTCGAAAACGAATATTGGTTACGGCTTAAGTATGTTCTAGAAGGAAGGTAATGTTTTGTCGTCGAGTGTTTAATGCTGCAATTTGATTTTAGTTTGTAAGATGAGGTGGGCTTTGGCCTTTTTCGGTAAATGGTTTTAAATAGTAACAGAGGGCAAACAAGGCAAAATTTAATTTTTATAAAAGATACCTATGGGAGATTCGCAATAAACGGGCGTCGTATTTTCAACGATGATTTATTCCCTTAATTTTGTGTTCTCAAGAGAAACGCCCGACTTTATGCGATACAAGCGACTCCATTCCCGAATCAAAGGATCACAAAGCGACTTCGATCAGCTAGCCAATGCTTTCGAAGCAGAAGGGCAGACGGTAGTGCGTTCGTTTGTGCCGGAGATCAATCGTCCGACTTCGGACTATGCAGACAAAATAGCGCATATTCGCCAAATTGACGAAAAGTTGGGGCGCACCTTTCAGCGCCTGAACCGGCACCAGCGGCATGCGGTTTTCTTTCATTCTGAGCGGACTATTCTTTCGGCGATGGTGGGGAGTGGTAAAACCACGGTCTTAATTGCCAAGCTTTTCTACTTGCATTTCATCCAACAAGTACCTTTTGAGCAAATGGTGGTGCTGACTTTTACGAACAAGGCTGCCCGTGAAATCAAGGAGCGGATTGGAAGCTTTCTGGGGGAGATGGATGCCGCGATGAATAAGCAATTGCGCTACTTCGGAACCTTTCATGCTATTGCCAGGCAGTTACTGCACGAGCATCCGTCGTTAGCAGAGCTGGGCTTCAAACCCGATTTTGGGATTATGGACGAGGAGGAGAAGCAGGAGTTTTTGGACCGTATCGTCACGCAGGAAAATCTCAGCATCAAATACCAGAACCAACTGGCCAAACGCTGGCGCAAATTTCGCCAAAACGGTGAAACGCAGATGGGCAATATGAAATCGGAAGATGATTTTGTTCGCTTGGTGGAACTCGCAGAAGCAGAAAAGCGCCGCAGCAACTCGATGGATTTTGACGACTTGATTACGCTCTGTAATCAGCTGTTGGAGAAGGCAGTGCCCAACTGTCCTAAATGGATTATCGTGGATGAGTTTCAGGACTGTAGCGAAGAACAGTTGCAACTGATCGAGCGTTTGCGGGGCGAGAACACTAAGCTGTTTGTGGTGGGCGACCAGAACCAGAGTATTTACGGCTGGCGGGGAAGTAAAGAGCGCCTGTTTCAGGAGATTCAGAGTGAGTGGCAGGCCGACTGGATGGAACTTCCGCAGAATTACCGCAGTACCGAGACCATTCTTTCCGCTGCCGGAAACCTGTTGTATGAACAGGATGGCTCGCTGGTAGCCACTCGTCAAAGTGGTAAGCCGATTGCGTTGGTCCGCCATTTCGACGACCAGCAGGAAGCTTATTACTTGCGCGAGCAAATGCTGAGTTTGCAACAAGAAGGTCAATCCCTGGATTCGGTAGCCATTTTGTTCCGAACGCACCAGCAGATCAAGTTGGTGGAGACCGTGCTTTCGCAGGCTGATATTCCGTTCCAGTTGGTAGCCCGCAAAGAACTGCACGAAAATCCGGCGCAGGCTTTTTTCCTCCGTTTGCTGAAGTTGTGTGCCAATTCCAACGATATGGATGCTTGTCTGGCTTTGGTTTGCGATTCTACTTTTGGAGCACTGACCAAAAACCGGCCATTGATACAGCAACTTCACGAGCGTGCTCCGGGTGAAACGGTTTTGCAGGAGCTTGTGGCTTATCTGGAGCAGCGAAAAAAGCAAACTCCGGATTTGTTGCAACTGCTTCATCAGGTAGTGAACTTTGAGACCATTTTTCTGCGGAAAGAAGGCGCCTCTACTGAGGATTTGATTGACTTTCTGGCTTTACGGTCAGTTCTGAAGCCAACGTCAATTCATCACGCTGACTATCTGGCTTCGATAACTGAAGCCTGGAACCAACTGCAGCTTTTCATGAAAAAAACAGGTTGGGGCGATAGTGCTTCAAGTTTTCGGGTAGCGCTGGATCAGGTTGTTTTGGAAGGTACTTTTCAGATTAACGAACGGATCAAGGAACAAGGGCAAGGGGTTCACCTTTTGACCATCCACGCCTCCAAAGGGCTGGAGTTCGACCGTGTTTACATCGCCGGGGCCAATACCGGAATTATACCGTTGGCGCAGCACAACAATGGAAGCCTGAACGTGAAAGAAGAAAAACGCCTGCTGTTTGTGGCCATGACCCGTGGCAAAAATGTGGTTGAAATTGGCTGGCACGCCCAACCGACTCTGCGGAATGCAGAACCGAAACCATCCTATTTTCTGAATGCAATTCCGGATTCATTGCTGGATCGACGAGAATCTGCGGCGACGAGTGTTGCAGAGGTGACTGAACAGCTTGCTGAAGAATGGCCGATCGGTTGTAGGGTGAGCCACAAAAAATACGGTTTGGGTGAAGTGGTTTTGGTAGAAGAAAAAGACCTCCTTTGCCGCTTCGACTCGGTTGGCGAAAAATCCTTCTCGAAAGCCTTTGCCAAAGCGTTGTTAACGATAGAAAATTAGTTCTTTAGTCCTGAGGCCGGACGGGCCCCTCCTTTCCCAATCGATGAGAAGGAGGCAAAAATCTTGTCAAAACGAACCCTCGGCCGGACGTTTTGCCTGCCTGCCCACTTGTAATCAAAACTTCAGTTCGAATCAGGATGAACGGACTATTCCGTTGAATATTTATCCGTCAGAATTAAGTCGTCTATCATCTAACTTCTTTTCTCATTACTCACGTCTCACTACTTCTCTTCTCCATCCTTCCCACCCATCATCCGGCGAATTTTCAGCTCTTTGCGATGGTCGGTTTCATCGCCCGCTCGGAGCGAGAGGGTGAATACTTCGGGTGTTTCGACTAAATGCACCAATTCCGCTTTCAGCCCTTTGATCACGGTGTCGTTGTTGGCAATTTTCAGAATACCGGAAGGTAAATAAAGCACGACCATTTCGGCAGTTTGCTCTACCCGAAGGACTTCTGTCAGGAACTTCGCTCCAAAACGGTCTTCCTGTTCAAAGCGCTGGAGCAGTTCTTCCCAGTTTGTTTTCACTTCCATCCATTTCATTTTGGGTAGCGGTGATTCCTGGGAGCGGTTGAGCCCGTCGCCAATGACTCCCGAAATTGGAGAGGGAAGTTCTTTGTAGAAATTCCGGAGTGCCCAAAGGATCAAACTCTTGTCGATGCGGGCATCGCCCACACAAACAGGGCAACCACGCTTGCACGAACATTCCTTCACTAAAGTGCCTGCATTCCGGATAATTTGGCCAACATAGTCGTACACCTTCTCCGAAAATCCAAGCCCGCCGGGATAGCCGTCATACAAAACAACGGCGTATTTAGTGCGTTTGCTTTCCATATCCACAAACGAGAAAATATCGCCGCCCAGGTCGCTGTCAGTAGCCATCACCAACATCGATGCGGCGGCTTTCAGGCAGTGCACCAAACCTTCGCTGTAATCGAAGCGCGGGATTTTGCCTACTGGTACATTCGGTTCCAAAGCGGGAGCTTTGCCGGTTGCAACAAAAGTGCGAACTACAATATCCGGAATTTCAACCCAGCAGGCTTCGGTTTCCATTTGTGTTTTCAGAATTTCCGAAAGTTCAGTGAAGCCCAGATTTTGGTGGGTATTGAACTCAACCATCTTGTAGCCGGTCACGTTTACTGAAACCCGCACATCGCCAAAAAAGCGGTTGATGCGGTGCTCTTTCGCGTTTTCGTGCTCCATTAAAATGGCAATGTTGCCGGGCTTGTGCGGCTCGGTATAGTAGTTCGAATTCACTTCCTTAACAAAAGCCGTTTTGCTCTCCAAATCGAGTTGAAGCGACTTGTACTGCACACTGTCGTGCAGGTAAATGGCCCCGGGATAAAATTCCTTCTTCGCCTGAATGAGGTCAACCACCGTAATGGTTTCCTGTTTTTCCGTGTCCACCACTTTAATGGTGTCGCCGGTGAGGTTGCGCAGGCTGATTTCGTGTGCCGGCGAAATATCGCCGCTCCATTGGTAAGTATTGTTTTGCTCCACCAGTTCTCCCTCTTTTTGCAGCAGGGGAATAATTTCGCCCAAATCGGGGAAGCTGGCAATATCGTCAATCGTTAAAGGAAGTTCAGCTGAAGCAGCCCGAATGTGCGACAGCTGAATGTAGAGGTTGTCGCGGTCGATGATAGCATTCTCCGAGTCGGTTTTCAGCAGCCAATCCGGGTGATTGCCCACATACTGGTCCAGCGGTTTTTCCTTCAGCATAACAATCGCGTGCGCTTCGGAACCGTTTCGGCCGGCACGTCCCA from Mangrovibacterium diazotrophicum harbors:
- the omp85 gene encoding Omp85 family outer membrane protein is translated as MKLKLTFLILIISILSAKAQKEEKQEIVKQGWNFGALPAIAFDSDLGFQYGGLINLYHYGDGSRYPEYNHSFYLEISRFTKGSGVYQFQYDSDRLLKGIQTVADLSYLTDLTYQFYGFNGYDAVYNEDWLDEDHPDYRSRVFYNYDRKLFRFKVDLQGPLAQSNFKWEAGINFQKFKLASVNINKLNKGKDEVDKLPDIAGLYNIYQQWGLVGSEEANGGNIPALRGGLIYDSRDFRAIPGKGIWSEAVLEYVPKILGAESSFTRLGITHRQYFTIVSKKLIFAYRLSYEATLSGNVPFYYLTKRVVDGAKGNSMEGLGGGRTMRGVLRNRVIGDDVAFGNFELRSRIWNFQYKNNNFFVGLNGFIDTGKVTGKHALNFYPSFAAVDTEGYLDYNSEEWHTSYGLGIKAGMNENFVVSCDYGRVTDDRDGSSGLYIKLNYLF
- a CDS encoding OsmC family protein, producing the protein MITIETKYLGDLRTENVHLQSGAKIVTDAPCDNRGKGQSFSPTDLLATALGNCIMTIMGIKAMDNGIDIVGTRLEITKIMANDPRRVAEVIVEFFFPENKSYSEEERKLIESVAGSSPVPLSLHPDLKQTIKFNW
- the serB gene encoding phosphoserine phosphatase SerB, which codes for METTKKDREIILLNISGPDQAGQTASLTAILAQYDVAILDIGQAVIHENLGLGILIEISEKSDSSPILKDVLFKAHELGLRVKFTPIPTNQYREWVSHQGKDRFIITLLARQLKAGHLARVTKVISEQGLNIDIISRLSGRIPLEDASRKTKSVVEFSVRGTPKDSEVLKRDFIDICKETGVDIAFQVDNMYRRNRRLVCFDMDSTLIQAEVIDELARKAGVYDEVSSITEAAMRGELDFQESFKKRISLLKGLDVSVMQEIAEELPLTEGAERLFRTLKKFGYKTAILSGGFNYFGNFLKSKLGVDYVFANELEIENGKLTGKHVGEIVDGAKKAEMLKLLAFKEDLHLEQVIAVGDGSNDLPMIKLAGLGIAFHAKPKVKASAKNSISEIGLDAILYLIGFRDREISD
- a CDS encoding acyltransferase family protein, encoding MRTKNLYFENLDGLRFICFLLVFLYHSFNTEISSLGDSSVHRFVTQFLFANGNLGVNIFFVLSGFLITFLLIQEKKLRGQIDIKKFWMRRILRIWPLFYLCVLFGFFCFPLLKSLFGEQSTEQASISCYLIFLNNFNFIKVIPDATSLAVLWSVAVEEQFYLVWPVVLFLLPLKKYWIAFSAVMVICIVFRALQDRPIIHEFHTLSCIGDMTVGAFGAWLVVEKDSFRERIGNLNKTEITILYIIFLIIFLFRGPLFYSTYIMRIVERPLIAVVLLFLILEQNYARNSFFKFSNFKAISKLGVITYGLYCLHLIAIVSVQTVTQVFGLNTNLWEVMLLEPTLALLLSILMAYLSFNFYERPFLKLKGKFTYISRVSPMKIIASK
- a CDS encoding HAD hydrolase family protein, which codes for MHLDQVIAVGDGSNDLPMIKLACLGIAFHANPKLKASAKNTISEIGLDAILYLIGFRDRKICD
- a CDS encoding acyltransferase family protein produces the protein MKNKSVYFENLDGLRFMCFLMVFFCHSFYTESAVVRTSQIWRFFSGSFLLANGQLGVNMFFVLSGFLITFLLIQEKKLNGQIDLKKFWFRRILRIWPLFYFCVFFGFVSFPFLKSFFGGTPNETANIFYYLTFINNFDVIAKGDPDASILSVLWSIAIEEQFYLLWPIVLFLLPVRRYWIAFTSVILVSWVFRATHDDPVMHEHHTLSCIGDMAIGAFGAWLVSEKKKFKARMENLKRYQIAIIYLTFFTIYIFRHELLFTNYIVRIFERSFIAIVGLGIILEQNYSKDSFFKFSNFKIISKLGLITYGLYCLHILGILTGQTLSKLLGIADNVWSVVIVEPLVAFSIAIVLAYFSFNYFEKPFLMLKEKYTYISRISPINLMRNKSGLRRISLWIMVLALSSVVVADVGLTDFKMY
- a CDS encoding ATP-dependent helicase, with translation MRYKRLHSRIKGSQSDFDQLANAFEAEGQTVVRSFVPEINRPTSDYADKIAHIRQIDEKLGRTFQRLNRHQRHAVFFHSERTILSAMVGSGKTTVLIAKLFYLHFIQQVPFEQMVVLTFTNKAAREIKERIGSFLGEMDAAMNKQLRYFGTFHAIARQLLHEHPSLAELGFKPDFGIMDEEEKQEFLDRIVTQENLSIKYQNQLAKRWRKFRQNGETQMGNMKSEDDFVRLVELAEAEKRRSNSMDFDDLITLCNQLLEKAVPNCPKWIIVDEFQDCSEEQLQLIERLRGENTKLFVVGDQNQSIYGWRGSKERLFQEIQSEWQADWMELPQNYRSTETILSAAGNLLYEQDGSLVATRQSGKPIALVRHFDDQQEAYYLREQMLSLQQEGQSLDSVAILFRTHQQIKLVETVLSQADIPFQLVARKELHENPAQAFFLRLLKLCANSNDMDACLALVCDSTFGALTKNRPLIQQLHERAPGETVLQELVAYLEQRKKQTPDLLQLLHQVVNFETIFLRKEGASTEDLIDFLALRSVLKPTSIHHADYLASITEAWNQLQLFMKKTGWGDSASSFRVALDQVVLEGTFQINERIKEQGQGVHLLTIHASKGLEFDRVYIAGANTGIIPLAQHNNGSLNVKEEKRLLFVAMTRGKNVVEIGWHAQPTLRNAEPKPSYFLNAIPDSLLDRRESAATSVAEVTEQLAEEWPIGCRVSHKKYGLGEVVLVEEKDLLCRFDSVGEKSFSKAFAKALLTIEN
- a CDS encoding DEAD/DEAH box helicase, which translates into the protein MSNAVSRILMKHDERLLATRSLPSRPATFVDAPEKLHPDLKNWMQQQGYSQLYSHQAEMFEKAHAGKSVVITTGTASGKSLSFYLPVVQRILENPSRRVLFIYPTKALTKDQFRNIREFVAFFGENRIQAGIYDGDTSPNERSRIREQANIILTNPDMLNASFLPNHNKYGFPHLFANLDTIVIDELHAYRGAFGSHVSNVFRRLLRICDYHGNRPKFLCSSATIANPLELAENICHTPFEIVDRDGSAAPAKHIHFFQPEYLEKAKRKKAVTEELRGILPDLILSGVRSITFCQSRRETEIVTKETRDVLASDPMEYGIDMSDKISAYRGGYSPAERAKIEQDLVDGALLGVVSTNALELGIDIGSLDAVIMGGFPGTRASFWQQLGRAGRNGSEAHAIVMLKEKPLDQYVGNHPDWLLKTDSENAIIDRDNLYIQLSHIRAASAELPLTIDDIASFPDLGEIIPLLQKEGELVEQNNTYQWSGDISPAHEISLRNLTGDTIKVVDTEKQETITVVDLIQAKKEFYPGAIYLHDSVQYKSLQLDLESKTAFVKEVNSNYYTEPHKPGNIAILMEHENAKEHRINRFFGDVRVSVNVTGYKMVEFNTHQNLGFTELSEILKTQMETEACWVEIPDIVVRTFVATGKAPALEPNVPVGKIPRFDYSEGLVHCLKAAASMLVMATDSDLGGDIFSFVDMESKRTKYAVVLYDGYPGGLGFSEKVYDYVGQIIRNAGTLVKECSCKRGCPVCVGDARIDKSLILWALRNFYKELPSPISGVIGDGLNRSQESPLPKMKWMEVKTNWEELLQRFEQEDRFGAKFLTEVLRVEQTAEMVVLYLPSGILKIANNDTVIKGLKAELVHLVETPEVFTLSLRAGDETDHRKELKIRRMMGGKDGEEK